The Macaca thibetana thibetana isolate TM-01 chromosome 19, ASM2454274v1, whole genome shotgun sequence genome has a segment encoding these proteins:
- the ERVV-2 gene encoding endogenous retrovirus group V member 2 Env polyprotein, translating to MTEKFLFLYLCLLPMPLLSQAQWSENSLVNFSKIIASGNHLSNCWICHNFITRSSSYQYILLRNFSLNLTFGSGIPEGQHKSVPLQVSLVNSAYQVPCLDLTPPFNQSSKTSFYLYNCSSLNQTCCPCPEGHCGRKSTSKEGFPSPTIHPMSFSPAGCHPNLTHWCPVSHKQMNNYRDKSPQNRCAAWEGKELITWRVLYSLPKAHTVPTWPKTTVPLGGPLSPTCNQTIPAVWKSQLHKWFDSRMPRWACTPPGYVFLCGPQKNKLPFDGSPKRTYSTPPVANLFTCINNIQHTGECAVGLLGPRGIGVTVYNTTQPRQKRALGLILAGIGAAVGMIAPWGGFAYHDVTLRNLSRQIENIAKSTGDSISKLKASIDSLANVVMDNRLALDYLLAEQGGVCAVINKTCCVYVNNSGAIEEDIKKIYDQATWLHDFGKGGASTRAIWETLKSALPSLKWFVPLLGPATVILLLFLFGPCFFNLLIKCVSSRIKQFHMESPKMERYQLSVPGGPSTYKHISPLDASGRRFRETMEGFPL from the coding sequence ATGACAgagaaattccttttcctttatctttgcCTCCTTCCCATGCCCCTACTCTCACAGGCACAATGGAGTGAAAATTCCCTTgtcaatttttccaaaattattgcTTCGGGAAACCATCTAAGCAACTGTTGGATCTGTCACAACTTCATCACCAGGTCCTCATCTTACCAATATATTTTGctaagaaatttttctttaaacctaACATTTGGTTCAGGAATCCCTGAAGGCCAACATAAATCTGTTCCACTCCAGGTTTCGCTTGTTAACTCAGCGTACCAAGTCCCCTGCCTGGATCTCACTCCACCTTTCAATCAAAGCTCTAAAACTTCTTTCTATTTGTACAACTGCTCTTCTCTAAACCAAACCTGTTGTCCATGCCCTGAAGGACACTGTGGCCGGAAAAGCACCTCTAAGGAGGGATTCCCCAGTCCCACCATCCATCCCATGAGCTTTTCCCCAGCAGGCTGCCACCCTAACTTGACTCACTGGTGTCCAGTGAGCCATAAGCAAATGAACAATTATCGAGACAAGTCACCCCAAAACCGCTGTGCAGCTTGGGAAGGAAAAGAGCTAATCACATGGAGGGTTCTATATTCGCTTCCCAAGGCACACACTGTCCCCACATGGCCAAAAACTACTGTTCCCCTGGGAGGGCCTCTATCCCCTACATGCAATCAAACTATTCCAGCAGTGTGGAAATCGCAGTTACACAAGTGGTTCGACAGCCGCATGCCCCGGTGGGCCTGTACCCCTCCTGGCTATGTGTTTTTATGTGgaccacaaaaaaataaactgcCCTTTGACGGAAGTCCTAAGAGAACCTATTCAACTCCCCCCGTGGCAAACCTCTTTACTTGCATTAATAACATCCAACATACGGGGGAATGTGCTGTGGGACTTTTGGGACCACGGGGGATAGGTGTGACCGTTTATAACACCACCCAACCCAGACAGAAAAGAGCTCTGGGTCTGATACTGGCAGGGATAGGAGCGGCCGTAGGAATGATCGCCCCATGGGGAGGGTTCGCTTATCATGATGTCACCCTCAGAAATCTCTccagacaaatagaaaacatagcTAAGAGTACCGGAGATAGCATCTCTAAACTCAAGGCCTCCATAGATTCTCTAGCAAATGTAGTCATGGACAACAGATTGGCCTTAGATTACCTCTTAGCAGAGCAGGGTGGAGTCTGTGCAGTGATCAATAAAACCTGTTGCGTTTATGTCAATAACAGCGGGGCGATAGAGGAGGATATAAAAAAGATCTATGACCAGGCTACATGGCTCCATGACTTTGGAAAAGGAGGTGCTTCAACAAGGGCCATTTGGGAGACTCTGAAATCTGCTCTCCCCTCCCTCAAATGGTTTGTCCCTTTACTGGGACCAGCAACAGTTATACTCTTACTTTTCCTCTTTGGTCcttgtttctttaatttactgATTAAGTGTGTCTCTTCTAGGATAAAGCAATTTCACATGGAGTCCcccaaaatggaaagatatcagCTATCTGTCCCTGGAGGCCCCAGCACCTACAAGCACATCTCTCCCTTGGATGCCAGTGGGCGAAGATTCCGGGAAACTATGGAGGGATTTCCTCtctga